In Apodemus sylvaticus chromosome 8, mApoSyl1.1, whole genome shotgun sequence, one genomic interval encodes:
- the LOC127690758 gene encoding uncharacterized protein LOC127690758, with protein sequence MLSMLRRIFQRDNRIQTETRPRQKRQKEAGLLSYWETRRKKWSWGRHKSDGKVSSQVSTINEEEQRMKRLDKLKRDIQKMENERNELQGILAHYTNKDLNDRNNFEKFMLTMQYHQMMTDLKKMPQEISEALSKSQELIKENHSYWINNCQLLSEYNHQKHKVKMLWTEKRELLQEQIALEEDSKLTNILCIKGCEVLNDSYTKQHQVG encoded by the exons ATGCTGTCCATGCTGCGCAGGATATTTCAGAGGGATAATAGAATACAGACAGAGACCAGGCctaggcagaagaggcagaaggaggctgGTCTTCTGTCTTATTgggaaacaagaaggaagaaatggtcatggggaaggcaca AGTCTGATGGGAAGGTGTCATCACAAGTCTCCACCATCAATGAggaggagcagagaatgaagaggTTGGACAAGCTCAAAAGGGatatccagaagatggaaaatgagagaaatgaacTCCAGGGAATCCTGGCCCATTATACTAACAAGGACTTGAACGACAG GAACAACTTTGAGAAGTTCATGCTTACGATGCAATACCACCAAATGATGACTGacctcaagaaaatgccacaagaGATCAGTGAAGCCTTGTCCAAGAGCCAGGAACTGATTAAAGAAAATCACTCATACTG GATCAATAATTGCCAACTCCTAAGTGAATAtaaccatcaaaagcacaaagtCAAGATGTTGTGGACTGAGAAAAGGGAACTGCTACAGGAGCAGATTGCACTGGAAGAAGACAGCAAGCTAACGAACATTTTGTGTATAAAAGGCTGCGAGGTTTTGAATGACTCCTATACCAAGCAGCATCAGGTAGGATGA